One segment of Danio aesculapii chromosome 3, fDanAes4.1, whole genome shotgun sequence DNA contains the following:
- the si:ch211-165g14.1 gene encoding uncharacterized protein si:ch211-165g14.1, with product MDPHDQADVMHLQDPRSSALDLSVGCRHTNPMEALDLVKKPSWCGLTSGSRSINLSESCYIKQTSPHHPEPGEKFHGTPAHDSYSIPLPLINGLPSVAQILSQCSSIDQGFTDYHEEEEEEEEEEEEVLTQTKQCHKNAESVLENSILGGRIAHVVLEKHPQDIGSDTVFTKGSSFLPQDSSAAANTLHSTSSSTEQTAIETLASECTKTSTESTSIDSDSDVIEVPVSNSRCTTRPNLRPRPTSVIVSDTSGRTLRSSRLKQQVDADHQTNCSPKNVNSVYTMDEAVFETADRRVGSESKSLLSWMESVLIPISPEDSEQDTNSSFPKNFPSTSDAENSSVLRSPETRRSSSSTPSHQVNTPPSKSRKRAKPRPKPRPKPRPKPKKQPKRATPGAKTTKKRRRRKPQPSGPSSMFSPKEPEIKLKFANQKNEKKEARIAAQCFVPYIRMEFSSCTIVNFREEEVVSKKGSQPADSGVIPKTSCLQLGRIGSDARLQEMRFCCLCGRTGNVEGLGDLHGPYHRSGVQPVCKVDSSPPLASKQEPDCSDVDSLYSLEDGASQAKRQRKENGSESLEDSGAPGEHWIHEDCSIWTAGVFLVKGKLYGLEEAIRLAHGTVCSFCNRVGATLGCFFKDCPQKYHFPCALQSGSALNEENFTMRCSKHKNKVSRMSVSRLKNR from the exons ATGGACCCTCATGACCAGGCTGATGTCATGCACCTTCAGGACCCTCGTTCCTCAGCTCTGGATCTGTCGGTGGGCTGCAGGCACACAAACCCTATGGAGGCTCTGGATCTGGTAAAGAAGCCAAGCTGGTGTGGCCTTACCTCAGGAAGCAGGAGCATCAACCTGTCTGAGTCCTGCTACATCAAACAGACTTCACCCCATCATCCAGAGCCAGGAGAAAAGTTTCATGGGACACCAGCCCATGACTCCTACTCCATCCCCTTACCCCTAATCAATGGCTTGCCCTCTGTGGCGCAGATACTGTCCCAGTGCTCATCCATAGACCAAGGGTTCACAGATTATcatgaggaggaggaagaggaggaagaggaggaggaggaggtgttgacGCAAACTAAACAGTGTCACAAGAACGCAGAGTCTGTGCTGGAAAATAGCATACTAGGAGGTAGGATAGCACACGTTGTATTAGAGAAACATCCACAAGACATTGGGAGTGACACAGTTTTTACTAAGGGCTCGTCATTTTTACCTCAGGACTCCAGCGCTGCTGCGAACACACTCCACTCCACCAGCTCATCAACAGAGCAGACTGCCATCGAAACACTCGCATCCGAATGTACAAAAACATCTACCGAGAGCACCTCAATTGATTCCGACAGTGACGTCATTGAGGTTCCAGTAAGCAACTCTAGATGCACAACTCGCCCAAACTTGCGTCCCCGACCAACAAGTGTTATAGTCAGTGATACCAGCGGCCGGACGCTCCGAAGTTCTCGCTTAAAGCAGCAGGTTGATGCTGATCATCAAACGAACTGCTCTCCCAAAAATGTGAACAGTGTCTACACTATGGATGAAGCTGTTTTTGAAACTGCCGACCGAAGGGTTGGCTCCGAATCCAAATCGCTGCTGTCTTGGATGGAGTCAGTGTTGATCCCCATTTCCCCGGAAGACAGCGAACAAGACACCAATTCTTCTTTCCCCAAAAACTTTCCATCTACCTCCGATGCAGAAAACTCAAGCGTCTTGAGGTCTCCAGAGACTCGGAGATCATCATCTTCAACGCCAAGCCATCAAGTAAATACTCCACCTTCGAAAAGCAGGAAACGGGCAAAACCAAGGCCCAAACCGAGACCCAAACCAAGACCTAAACCCAAGAAACAGCCAAAGAGAGCGACTCCAGGCGCCAAAACGACAAAGAAAAGACGACGCAGAAAACCTCAGCCATCCGGACCGTCGTCCATGTTTTCTCCTAAAGAGCCGGAGATCAAACTGAAATTTGCAAATCAGAAAAACGAGAAGAAAGAGGCTCGGATTGCTGCGCAATGCTTTGTGCCATACATTCGTATGGAGTTCTCGTCCTGCACAATCGTCAATTTTAGGGAGGAGGAGGTGGTCTCAAAGAAAGGCTCCCAGCCTGCAGACTCGGGGGTCATCCCAAAGACATCCTGTCTACAGCTGGGTCGCATTGGCTCTGACGCCAGGCTTCAGGAAATGCGTTTTTGCTGCCTGTGTGGAAGGACGGGGAATGTCGAGGGTCTTGGGGATTTACATGGACCGTACCATCGCAGTGGAGTTCAGCCCGTCTGTAAGGTTGACAGCAGCCCTCCTCTGGCCTCAAAACAAGAGCCCGACTGCAGCGACGTGGACTCGCTGTACAGTTTAGAGGACGGTGCATCTCAGGCCAAACGTCAGAGGAAGGAGAACGGCTCAGAGAGTCTGGAGGATTCTGGTGCGCCTGGGGAGCACTGGATACATGAGGACTGCAGCATCTGGACGGCAGGTGTCTTTTTGGTTAAAGGGAAACTCTACGGACTGGAGGAAGCAATCCGGCTCGCACACGGAACA GTTTGCTCATTCTGCAACAGGGTTGGTGCCACTTTGGGATGTTTCTTCAAAGATTGCCCTCAAAAATACCACTTCCCCTGTGCCCTGCAGTCAG